The following are from one region of the Juglans regia cultivar Chandler chromosome 10, Walnut 2.0, whole genome shotgun sequence genome:
- the LOC109019854 gene encoding putative pectinesterase 63 yields the protein MALKLTNLATQLLFLATLLVPTALCHANQTVASDPESNLDAWIALNMKEYEEASKHTLFNNALIASLSKAPMKIIKVRKDGAGDFKTVTDAVESIPSGNTDRVIIYIAGGNYKEKVVVDRSKPFVTFYGKPGNMPTITYDGTAKKYGTWESATVAIESDNFMAVNIIFVNSSPKPDPRKSDGQAVALRISGDMAAFYSCKFIGFQDTLCDDRGRHLFQSCYIEGSVDFIFGNGKSLYRDTTIKSVAENLGVIAAQDMNGQSGDSGFVFVHCKIQGTGDMYLGRAWKETSRVVFAYTYMGSNINSGGWMKSQHQKNVFYGEYQCSGPGSSASNRKFGKTLSDDQVKPFLSTTFIGGSQWLVPIPKIG from the exons ATGGCTTTGAAACTAACAAATTTGGCAACTCAGCTGTTGTTTCTAGCCACATTGCTCGTCCCAACAGCTTTATGCCATGCCAACCAGACTGTGGCATCGGATCCAGAATCAAACCTAGACGCATGGATTGCGCTAAACATGAAAGAGTACGAGGAGGCTTCAAAGCACACCCTTTTCAACAACGCCCTAATCGCATCCCTTAGCAAAGCTCCAATGAAGATCATCAAGGTCAGAAAAGATGGTGCTGGAGATTTCAAGACGGTGACCGACGCCGTTGAGAGCATTCCGTCAGGAAATACAGACcgagtgattatatatattgctggcggtaattacaaagaaaaggtaGTCGTCGATAGGTCGAAGCCCTTCGTGACGTTCTATGGGAAACCGGGCAATATGCCCACCATAACGTATGACGGTACAGCAAAGAAATACGGAACCTGGGAAAGCGCCACTGTGGCCATTGAGTCTGACAACTTCATGGCAGTCAATATTATCTTTGTG AATTCATCTCCAAAGCCAGATCCCAGAAAATCCGATGGACAGGCAGTGGCATTGAGGATATCAGGGGACATGGCAGCATTCTACAGTTGCAAGTTCATAGGATTCCAAGACACCTTGTGTGATGACCGGGGTAGGCATTTGTTTCAGAGCTGCTACATCGAAGGGAGTGTTGATTTCATATTTGGAAATGGAAAATCCCTCTACAGG GACACCACCATAAAATCGGTTGCAGAGAATTTGGGTGTGATCGCAGCACAAGATATGAATGGCCAATCAGGGGACAGCGGGTTTGTATTCGTCCATTGCAAGATACAGGGGACTGGCGATATGTACCTTGGTCGAGCATGGAAGGAGACATCTCGGGTTGTGTTTGCCTATACATACATGGGCAGTAACATCAATAGTGGCGGTTGGATGAAGTCTCAGCACCAAAA GAATGTGTTTTATGGAGAGTACCAATGCTCGGGCCCAGGGTCAAGTGCCTCCAACCGCAAATTTGGAAAGACTCTTTCTGACGATCAAGTAAAGCCCTTCTTGAGCACCACTTTCATCGGAGGAAGTCAATGGCTTGTCCCAATTCCAAAGATTGGTTAA